A genomic window from Klebsiella quasipneumoniae subsp. quasipneumoniae includes:
- a CDS encoding DedA family protein, whose product MSLIISLIESAQGHYPLVLLMVFLLTFTKSCALVSLAIPGTSGLLLLGTFASASLGHFLLMWSSASLGAIGGFWLSWWLGVRYRHRLTQLRWLTAERLARSRLFFQRRGLWAVFFSRFLSPLRATLPLVSGASGLPLWSFQLANVTSGLLWPFLLLSPGALSLSLW is encoded by the coding sequence GTGTCGTTAATTATCTCGCTCATTGAGAGCGCACAGGGCCACTATCCATTGGTATTACTGATGGTTTTCCTGCTCACTTTCACTAAATCCTGCGCGCTGGTGTCGCTGGCGATCCCGGGCACCTCCGGCCTGCTGCTGCTGGGGACATTCGCGTCCGCCAGCCTCGGTCATTTCCTGTTAATGTGGTCCAGCGCCAGCCTCGGCGCCATCGGCGGATTCTGGCTCTCGTGGTGGTTAGGCGTTCGCTATCGTCACCGCCTCACGCAGTTGCGCTGGCTGACCGCCGAGCGGCTGGCCCGCAGCCGACTCTTTTTTCAGCGCCGCGGGCTGTGGGCGGTCTTTTTCAGTCGCTTCCTCTCACCCCTGCGCGCCACCCTGCCCCTGGTCAGCGGCGCCAGCGGCCTGCCGCTGTGGTCGTTTCAGCTGGCTAACGTTACCTCCGGTCTGCTGTGGCCGTTTCTGCTGCTCTCCCCCGGCGCTTTAAGCCTGAGTTTGTGGTGA
- a CDS encoding 2-hydroxyacid dehydrogenase: MKIAVYSTKQYDKKYLQHVNDTYGFELEFFDFLLTEKTAKTAHGCEAVCIFVNDDGSGPVLEELKAHGVKYIALRCAGFNNVDLEAAKALGLRVVRVPAYSPEAVAEHAIGMMMSLNRRIHRAYQRTRDANFSLEGLTGFTMYGKTAGVIGTGKIGVAMLRILKGFGMRLLAFDPYPSAAALELGVEYVDLATLYKESDVISLHCPLTDENYHLLNREAFDQMKDGVMVINTSRGALIDSQAAIDALKHQKIGALGLDVYENERDLFFEDKSNDVIQDDVFRRLSACHNVLFTGHQAFLTAEALISISETTLGNLQQVANGETCPNAIV, from the coding sequence ATGAAAATCGCGGTTTACAGTACGAAGCAGTACGATAAAAAGTACCTGCAGCACGTTAATGATACCTACGGCTTTGAACTGGAATTCTTCGACTTCCTGCTGACAGAGAAAACCGCCAAAACCGCCCACGGTTGCGAAGCGGTATGCATCTTCGTCAATGACGACGGCAGCGGTCCGGTGCTGGAGGAGCTGAAGGCTCACGGTGTGAAGTATATCGCCCTGCGCTGCGCCGGGTTTAACAACGTCGACCTCGAGGCGGCGAAAGCGCTTGGCCTGCGCGTCGTGCGCGTCCCGGCCTACTCACCGGAAGCGGTCGCTGAACATGCGATCGGCATGATGATGTCGCTTAACCGCCGCATCCACCGCGCCTACCAGCGTACCCGTGATGCCAATTTCTCCCTCGAAGGCCTCACCGGTTTCACCATGTACGGCAAAACCGCCGGGGTGATCGGCACCGGGAAAATTGGCGTGGCGATGCTACGGATCCTTAAAGGCTTCGGCATGCGTCTGCTGGCTTTTGATCCGTACCCAAGCGCCGCCGCGCTGGAGCTGGGGGTGGAATATGTTGACCTGGCCACGCTGTACAAGGAGTCGGACGTGATCTCCCTGCACTGCCCGCTCACCGACGAAAACTACCATCTGCTCAATCGCGAGGCCTTCGATCAGATGAAGGACGGGGTGATGGTGATTAACACCAGCCGCGGCGCGCTGATCGATTCCCAGGCGGCCATCGATGCCCTGAAGCACCAGAAAATCGGCGCGCTGGGGCTGGACGTTTATGAGAACGAACGCGATCTGTTCTTCGAAGACAAATCCAACGACGTGATCCAGGACGACGTCTTCCGTCGCCTCTCCGCCTGCCACAACGTGCTGTTCACCGGCCATCAGGCGTTCCTCACCGCCGAGGCGCTGATCAGCATTTCGGAGACCACCCTGGGCAATCTGCAGCAGGTCGCCAACGGTGAAACCTGCCCGAACGCTATCGTCTGA
- the hslJ gene encoding heat shock protein HslJ: protein MNKFAALLAAGLLLSGCVYNSKVSTGAEQLQHHRFVLTSVNGQAVNAGDRPLELSFGEKMAITGNMYVSGNMCNGFSGEGKVSDGELKVKSLAMTRMLCHDAQLNTLDATIGKMLREGAQVDLTENQLTLATADQTLVYKLADLMH from the coding sequence ATGAACAAATTTGCGGCATTACTGGCGGCAGGGTTGCTGCTGTCCGGCTGTGTCTATAACAGTAAGGTGTCCACCGGCGCGGAACAGCTACAGCATCATCGTTTCGTGTTGACCAGCGTCAACGGCCAGGCGGTGAACGCGGGCGACCGGCCGCTGGAGCTGAGCTTCGGCGAGAAGATGGCTATTACGGGCAATATGTATGTTTCGGGCAATATGTGCAACGGCTTCAGCGGGGAAGGTAAGGTGTCGGACGGCGAGCTGAAGGTTAAATCGCTGGCGATGACCCGGATGCTGTGCCACGATGCCCAGCTCAATACCCTTGACGCGACCATTGGTAAGATGCTGCGCGAGGGCGCGCAGGTCGATCTGACGGAAAACCAGTTGACGCTGGCGACCGCCGACCAGACGCTGGTCTATAAACTCGCCGACCTGATGCACTAG
- a CDS encoding DUF333 domain-containing protein, with amino-acid sequence MRAAILVGCAALLLSACSSEPVQQATAAHVTPGMRAAMSDAGQANCAMIGGSLSVARQLDGSAIGMCALPNGKRCSEQALAGGSCGY; translated from the coding sequence ATGCGAGCTGCGATATTAGTGGGATGTGCGGCGCTGTTGCTGTCGGCGTGCAGTAGTGAACCCGTTCAGCAGGCCACGGCGGCGCACGTCACGCCAGGAATGCGGGCGGCGATGAGCGACGCCGGTCAGGCCAACTGCGCCATGATAGGCGGCTCGTTATCGGTAGCTCGTCAGCTCGATGGTTCGGCGATCGGCATGTGCGCGTTGCCGAACGGTAAACGCTGCAGCGAGCAGGCGCTGGCGGGCGGAAGCTGCGGCTATTAA
- the nifJ gene encoding pyruvate:ferredoxin (flavodoxin) oxidoreductase, translating into MITIDGNGAVASVAFRTSEVIAIYPITPSSTMAEQADAWAGNGLKNVWGDVPRVVEMQSEAGAIGAVHGALQTGALSTSFTSSQGLLLMIPTLYKLAGQLMPFVLHVAARTVATHALSIFGDHSDVMAVRQTGCAMLCASSVQEAQDFALISHIATLQSRVPFIHFFDGFRTSHEINKIAPLADDTIRALLPQEKIAEHRQRALNPEHPVIRGTSANPDTYFQSREATNPWYDAVYDHVEKAMDDFAAATGRQYKPFEFYGHPQAERVIVIMGSAIGTCEEVVDELLSRGEKVGVLKVRLYRPFSAAHLLAALPESARAVAVLDRTKEPGAHAEPLYLDVMTALAEAFNRGERETLPRTIGGRYGLSSKEFGPECVLAIFHELQAAQPKPRFTVGIYDDVTNLSLPLGENTLPAEAKLEALFYGLGSDGSVSATKNNIKIIGNSTPWFSQGYFVYDSKKAGGLTVSHLRVSEKPIRSSYLISQADFVGCHQLQFIDKYQMAERLKPGGIFLLNTPYSADEVWSRLPQEVQATLNQKKARFYVVNAAKIARECSLGARINTVMQMAFFHLTHILPGDSALAELQAAIAKSYSSKGQELVERNWQALALARESLAEVPLQPVNASSPNRPPVVSDAAPDFVKTVTAAMLAGLGDALPVSALPPDGTWPMGTTRWEKRNIAEEIPIWKEALCTQCNHCVAACPHSAIRAKVVAPEDMENAPASLHSLDVKSRDMRGQKYVLQVAPEDCTGCNLCVEVCPAKDRQNPEIKAINMMSRLEHVEEEKVNYDYFLNLPEIDRSKLERIDIRTSQLISPLFEYSGACSGCGETPYIKLLTQLYGDRMLIANATGCSSIYGGNLPSTPYTTDANGRGPAWANSLFEDNAEFGLGFRLTVDQHRQRVMRLLSEFADQLPTELNAALHAEATPEARREQVAALRQVLAGVQGAEELLTDADALVEKSVWLIGGDGWAYDIGFGGLDHVLSLTENVNILVLDTQCYSNTGGQASKATPLGAVTKFGEHGKRKARKDLGVSMMMYGHVYVAQISLGAQLNQTVKAIQEAEAYPGPSLIIAYSPCEEHGYDLALSHDQMRQLTATGFWPLYRFDPRRAEEGKIPLALDSRPPSDALAETLLNEQRFRRLNAQQPEVAEQLWKDAAADLQKRYDFLAQLAGKAEKSPSES; encoded by the coding sequence ATGATTACTATTGATGGTAATGGCGCGGTCGCTTCCGTCGCGTTTCGCACCAGTGAAGTTATCGCCATCTACCCGATCACGCCCAGTTCAACGATGGCGGAACAGGCCGACGCCTGGGCCGGCAATGGGCTGAAAAACGTCTGGGGCGATGTGCCACGCGTGGTCGAAATGCAGTCGGAGGCAGGCGCCATTGGCGCCGTACATGGCGCGCTGCAGACCGGCGCCCTCTCCACCTCCTTTACCTCATCGCAGGGCCTGCTGCTGATGATCCCCACGCTGTACAAACTGGCCGGCCAGCTGATGCCGTTTGTCCTGCACGTCGCCGCCCGCACCGTCGCCACCCACGCGCTGTCGATCTTCGGCGACCATTCCGATGTGATGGCGGTCCGCCAGACCGGGTGCGCCATGCTGTGCGCCAGCAGCGTTCAGGAAGCGCAGGATTTCGCGCTGATCTCGCATATCGCCACTCTGCAAAGCCGGGTGCCGTTTATTCATTTCTTTGATGGTTTCCGCACCTCGCACGAAATCAACAAAATCGCCCCGCTGGCGGATGACACGATTCGCGCCCTGCTGCCGCAGGAAAAAATCGCTGAGCATCGCCAGCGCGCGCTCAATCCGGAACACCCGGTGATCCGCGGGACCTCGGCCAACCCTGACACCTACTTCCAGTCGCGGGAGGCCACCAACCCGTGGTACGACGCGGTTTATGATCATGTCGAGAAAGCGATGGACGACTTCGCCGCCGCCACCGGCCGCCAGTACAAACCGTTTGAGTTTTACGGCCATCCGCAGGCGGAGCGCGTCATCGTCATTATGGGCTCGGCCATCGGCACCTGCGAAGAGGTGGTCGATGAGCTGCTGAGCCGCGGCGAGAAAGTCGGCGTACTGAAGGTCCGCCTCTATCGTCCGTTCTCCGCCGCCCACCTGCTGGCAGCGCTGCCGGAGAGCGCCCGGGCGGTGGCGGTGCTGGATCGCACCAAAGAACCTGGCGCGCACGCGGAGCCGCTGTATCTCGACGTGATGACCGCCCTGGCGGAAGCCTTTAACCGCGGCGAGCGCGAGACGCTGCCGCGGACCATCGGCGGCCGCTACGGTCTCTCTTCCAAGGAGTTCGGTCCGGAATGCGTGCTGGCGATATTCCATGAGCTGCAGGCCGCCCAGCCGAAGCCGCGCTTTACCGTCGGCATCTATGACGACGTGACCAACCTGTCGCTACCGCTGGGCGAAAATACCCTGCCGGCAGAGGCCAAGCTCGAAGCGCTGTTCTACGGCCTCGGCAGCGACGGCAGCGTGTCGGCCACCAAAAACAATATCAAAATCATCGGCAACTCCACCCCGTGGTTCTCCCAGGGGTACTTTGTCTATGACTCGAAGAAGGCGGGCGGCCTGACCGTCTCCCATCTGCGGGTCAGCGAAAAGCCGATTCGTTCTTCATATCTGATTTCGCAGGCCGATTTCGTTGGCTGCCACCAGCTGCAGTTTATCGATAAATACCAGATGGCCGAGCGGCTGAAGCCCGGCGGCATTTTCCTGCTCAACACGCCGTACAGCGCCGATGAAGTCTGGTCCCGCCTGCCGCAGGAAGTGCAGGCCACCCTGAATCAGAAAAAAGCGCGTTTTTACGTGGTCAACGCGGCGAAGATCGCCCGCGAATGTAGCCTCGGGGCGCGCATTAATACCGTGATGCAGATGGCCTTCTTCCATCTGACTCACATCCTGCCTGGCGACAGCGCGCTGGCGGAACTGCAGGCGGCCATCGCCAAAAGCTACAGCAGCAAAGGTCAGGAGCTGGTGGAACGTAACTGGCAGGCGCTGGCCCTGGCCCGCGAGTCCCTGGCGGAAGTGCCGCTGCAGCCGGTGAATGCCAGCAGTCCGAACCGCCCGCCGGTGGTCTCCGACGCCGCGCCGGATTTCGTCAAAACGGTCACCGCCGCCATGCTGGCCGGCCTCGGCGATGCGCTGCCGGTCTCCGCCCTGCCGCCGGACGGCACCTGGCCCATGGGCACCACCCGCTGGGAGAAACGCAACATCGCCGAAGAGATCCCGATCTGGAAGGAAGCGCTTTGCACCCAGTGTAACCACTGCGTTGCCGCCTGCCCGCACTCGGCAATCCGCGCCAAAGTGGTCGCGCCGGAGGACATGGAGAACGCCCCTGCCAGTCTGCACTCGCTGGACGTTAAATCCCGCGATATGCGCGGGCAGAAATACGTTCTGCAGGTCGCCCCGGAAGACTGCACCGGCTGCAACCTGTGCGTGGAAGTGTGCCCGGCAAAAGATCGCCAGAACCCGGAGATCAAGGCCATCAATATGATGTCGCGCCTGGAGCATGTGGAAGAGGAGAAAGTGAATTACGATTACTTCCTCAACCTGCCGGAAATCGACCGCAGCAAACTGGAGCGTATTGATATCCGCACTTCGCAGCTGATCAGCCCGCTGTTTGAATACTCCGGCGCCTGCTCCGGCTGTGGCGAAACGCCGTATATCAAACTGCTGACCCAGCTGTATGGCGACCGGATGCTGATTGCCAATGCCACCGGCTGCTCATCCATTTACGGCGGCAACCTGCCCTCGACCCCGTACACGACCGACGCCAACGGCCGCGGCCCGGCGTGGGCCAACTCGCTGTTTGAGGATAACGCTGAATTCGGGCTCGGCTTCCGCTTAACCGTCGACCAGCATCGCCAGCGCGTGATGCGCCTGCTGAGCGAATTCGCCGACCAGCTGCCGACAGAGCTGAACGCGGCGCTGCATGCCGAGGCGACGCCGGAAGCGCGCCGCGAACAGGTGGCGGCCCTGCGTCAGGTGCTGGCCGGCGTGCAAGGCGCTGAAGAGCTGCTGACCGATGCCGACGCGCTGGTGGAGAAATCCGTCTGGCTGATCGGCGGCGACGGCTGGGCCTACGATATCGGCTTCGGCGGTCTGGACCATGTGCTGAGCCTGACGGAAAATGTCAACATTCTGGTGCTGGATACCCAGTGTTACTCCAACACCGGCGGCCAGGCGTCAAAAGCCACCCCGCTGGGGGCGGTCACTAAGTTTGGCGAGCACGGTAAACGCAAGGCGCGCAAAGATCTTGGCGTCAGCATGATGATGTACGGTCATGTCTATGTGGCGCAGATATCGCTGGGCGCGCAGCTGAACCAGACGGTGAAAGCGATTCAGGAAGCGGAAGCCTATCCGGGGCCATCGCTGATCATCGCCTACAGTCCTTGCGAAGAGCATGGCTACGATCTGGCGCTCAGCCACGATCAGATGCGTCAGCTGACCGCTACCGGCTTCTGGCCGCTCTACCGCTTCGACCCGCGTCGGGCGGAAGAAGGCAAGATCCCACTGGCGCTGGACTCCCGCCCACCGTCAGATGCCCTGGCTGAGACGCTGCTCAATGAGCAACGCTTCCGTCGCCTGAATGCGCAGCAGCCGGAAGTGGCGGAGCAACTGTGGAAAGACGCGGCCGCCGACCTGCAGAAGCGCTACGACTTCCTCGCCCAGCTGGCGGGCAAAGCGGAGAAATCACCGAGCGAGAGCTAA
- the ompK37 gene encoding porin OmpK37, with product MKRKVLALVIPALLAAGAAHAAEIYNKDGNKLDVYGKVDGLHYFSSDSKKDGDQTYVRFGFKGETQINDMLTGYGQWEYNVQANNTESAGDQAWTRLAFAGIKVGDYGSFDYGRNYGVLYDVEGWTDMLPEFGGDSYTYADNFMAGRANGVATYRNSDFFGLVDGLNFALQYQGKNEGQNAQDINVGTNNRSSDSDVRFDNGDGFGLSTSYNFGMGISAAAAYTSSDRTNDQMTQTNARGDKAEAWTAGLKYDANDIYLATMYSETRNMTPYGNDGVANKTQNFEVTAQYQFDFGLRPAISYLQSKGKDLYNTGSYADKDLVKYMDVGATYYFNRNMSTYVDYKINLLDDNDSFYKDNGISTDNIVALGLVYQF from the coding sequence ATGAAAAGAAAAGTACTGGCCCTCGTTATTCCGGCTTTATTAGCCGCTGGCGCTGCGCACGCGGCGGAAATTTATAATAAAGACGGAAATAAATTAGATGTCTATGGCAAGGTAGACGGTCTGCACTATTTCTCCAGCGACTCGAAAAAAGACGGCGACCAAACTTACGTTCGCTTTGGCTTTAAAGGCGAAACCCAGATCAACGATATGCTCACCGGTTACGGCCAGTGGGAATACAACGTTCAGGCCAACAATACCGAAAGCGCCGGCGATCAGGCGTGGACCCGTCTGGCCTTCGCCGGTATCAAAGTGGGCGATTACGGTTCTTTCGACTACGGTCGTAACTACGGCGTGCTGTACGACGTCGAAGGCTGGACCGATATGCTGCCGGAGTTTGGCGGCGACTCTTACACCTATGCGGATAACTTTATGGCAGGCCGCGCCAACGGCGTCGCGACCTACCGCAACAGCGATTTCTTCGGTCTGGTGGATGGTCTGAACTTCGCCCTGCAGTATCAGGGTAAAAACGAAGGCCAGAACGCCCAGGATATCAACGTCGGCACCAACAACCGCAGCAGCGACAGCGATGTTCGCTTTGACAACGGCGACGGTTTCGGTCTCTCCACCTCCTATAACTTCGGCATGGGCATCAGCGCGGCTGCGGCCTATACCTCTTCTGACCGTACCAACGACCAGATGACCCAGACCAACGCCCGCGGCGATAAAGCCGAAGCCTGGACTGCCGGTCTGAAGTACGACGCCAACGATATCTACCTGGCGACCATGTACTCTGAAACCCGCAACATGACCCCGTACGGCAATGACGGCGTGGCCAACAAGACGCAAAACTTCGAAGTCACTGCTCAGTATCAGTTCGACTTCGGTCTGCGTCCGGCTATCTCCTACCTGCAGTCCAAAGGCAAAGATCTCTATAATACCGGCAGCTACGCCGATAAAGATCTGGTCAAATATATGGACGTCGGCGCCACCTATTACTTCAACCGTAATATGTCCACCTACGTTGATTACAAAATCAACCTGCTGGATGACAACGACAGCTTCTACAAAGACAACGGTATTTCTACCGACAACATCGTCGCGCTGGGCCTGGTTTACCAGTTCTGA
- a CDS encoding KTSC domain-containing protein, translated as MHHHPVKSSRIISVAYDDASATLEICFYHQPPLQYTGVPPRIFRDFLQVVSKGRFYDGVIKGKFPERKPR; from the coding sequence ATGCATCATCACCCGGTAAAATCTTCCCGAATTATCTCTGTCGCCTATGATGACGCCTCCGCCACGCTGGAAATCTGTTTTTATCACCAGCCGCCGTTGCAATATACCGGGGTTCCACCGCGTATTTTTCGTGACTTTTTACAGGTGGTGTCAAAAGGCCGATTTTATGACGGCGTGATAAAGGGAAAATTCCCCGAACGCAAGCCACGTTAA
- the uspF gene encoding universal stress protein UspF: MSRMILVPIDISDKEFTERIISHVESEARIDDAEVHFLSVIPSLPYYASLGMAYTAELPGMDELREGTETQLKELAKQFSIPEDRKHFHVAEGSPKDKILALARSLPADLVIIASHRPDITTYLLGSNAAAVVRHAECSVLVVR, from the coding sequence ATGAGCAGAATGATTCTTGTCCCCATCGATATCTCTGATAAAGAATTTACTGAACGCATTATCAGTCACGTTGAATCGGAAGCGCGGATTGACGACGCTGAGGTCCATTTCCTCTCCGTTATCCCTTCCCTGCCTTATTATGCCTCACTGGGAATGGCCTATACCGCCGAACTGCCTGGTATGGATGAGCTGCGCGAAGGGACGGAAACGCAGCTTAAAGAGCTCGCGAAGCAGTTCTCTATCCCGGAAGATCGGAAACATTTTCACGTTGCCGAAGGGTCGCCAAAGGATAAGATCCTGGCCCTCGCCAGGTCGCTACCCGCCGACCTGGTGATCATCGCTTCGCACCGGCCGGATATTACCACCTATCTGCTGGGCTCCAACGCCGCCGCGGTGGTCCGCCACGCCGAGTGCTCGGTGCTGGTCGTTCGCTAA
- a CDS encoding bacteriocin immunity protein, which translates to MMDNKKSISDYTESEFLAFVKKIFNPDNTTEDEDVQNVLEFERITEHPDGSDVIFYPPKGREDSPERVVKEVKEWRARNGKPGFKE; encoded by the coding sequence ATGATGGACAATAAAAAAAGCATTTCTGATTACACCGAATCTGAGTTTTTAGCTTTTGTGAAAAAGATATTTAATCCGGATAATACAACCGAAGATGAAGATGTGCAAAATGTTTTAGAGTTTGAACGTATCACTGAACACCCTGATGGTTCTGATGTAATTTTCTATCCTCCAAAGGGCCGAGAGGATAGTCCGGAAAGGGTTGTTAAGGAAGTGAAAGAATGGCGGGCCAGGAATGGCAAGCCTGGTTTCAAAGAGTAG
- a CDS encoding TonB family protein, translating to MKKTLLLVCAVLISNLALAAENKEEVVPVRISCPNPYYPVSAMANRISGTVNYAASVNEKGEVTSVETTGAEIFFRETRSAMRKCKYEPGKPGIARGTIRFRPSQP from the coding sequence ATGAAAAAAACATTACTTCTGGTTTGCGCTGTTCTTATATCAAACTTGGCACTTGCTGCAGAAAATAAAGAAGAAGTTGTGCCTGTGCGGATAAGTTGCCCTAATCCTTATTATCCAGTTTCTGCCATGGCTAATCGGATTAGTGGCACTGTAAATTACGCTGCCTCAGTAAATGAAAAAGGGGAAGTAACTTCTGTTGAGACAACTGGTGCTGAGATCTTTTTTAGAGAAACAAGATCAGCAATGAGAAAATGCAAGTATGAGCCCGGAAAGCCAGGCATTGCGCGTGGAACAATAAGATTTCGTCCATCTCAACCGTAA
- the ttcA gene encoding tRNA 2-thiocytidine(32) synthetase TtcA: MQENQELTKKEKYNIDKLQKRLRRNVGEAIADFNMIEEGDRIMVCLSGGKDSYTMLEILRNLQKSAPISFSLVAVNLDQKQPGFPEHILPAYLEQLGVEYKIVEENTYGIVKEKIPEGKTTCSLCSRLRRGILYRTASELGATKIALGHHRDDILQTLFLNMFYGGKMKGMPPKLMSDDGKHIVIRPLAYCREKDIERFSQAKGFPIIPCNLCGSQPNLQRQVIADMLRDWDKRYPGRIETMFSAMQNVVPSHLSDVNLFDFKGITHGSEVVDGGDLAFDREEIPLQPAGWQPEEEDARLDELRLNVVEVK; this comes from the coding sequence ATGCAAGAAAATCAAGAACTTACAAAGAAAGAGAAATACAACATCGATAAGCTGCAGAAACGTCTGCGCCGCAACGTCGGTGAGGCGATCGCCGACTTCAATATGATTGAAGAAGGCGACCGCATTATGGTTTGTCTGTCAGGCGGCAAGGACAGCTATACCATGCTGGAGATCCTGCGTAACCTGCAGAAAAGCGCGCCCATCTCCTTCTCGCTGGTGGCGGTGAACCTCGACCAGAAACAGCCCGGGTTCCCGGAGCATATTCTGCCGGCGTATCTTGAGCAGCTGGGCGTTGAATACAAGATTGTCGAAGAGAATACCTACGGCATCGTCAAAGAGAAGATCCCGGAAGGGAAAACCACCTGCTCGCTCTGCTCTCGCCTGCGTCGCGGCATTCTCTACCGTACCGCCAGCGAACTCGGCGCCACCAAGATTGCCCTCGGCCATCATCGCGACGACATCCTGCAGACGCTGTTCCTGAATATGTTCTACGGCGGCAAAATGAAAGGAATGCCGCCGAAGCTGATGAGCGATGACGGCAAACACATCGTCATCCGCCCGCTGGCCTACTGCCGTGAAAAAGACATCGAGCGTTTCTCCCAGGCCAAGGGCTTCCCGATCATTCCATGCAACCTGTGCGGGTCGCAGCCTAACCTGCAGCGCCAGGTGATCGCCGATATGCTTCGCGACTGGGATAAACGTTATCCGGGACGCATTGAAACCATGTTTAGCGCGATGCAGAACGTGGTGCCTTCGCACCTGAGCGACGTTAATCTGTTTGATTTTAAAGGCATCACCCACGGTTCTGAGGTGGTGGACGGCGGCGATCTGGCGTTTGATCGGGAAGAGATTCCCCTGCAGCCTGCCGGCTGGCAGCCGGAGGAAGAGGACGCCCGGTTAGATGAGCTGCGTCTGAACGTAGTGGAAGTGAAGTAA
- the dbpA gene encoding ATP-dependent RNA helicase DbpA — protein MTAFSTLTVLPAAQLANLNELGYLSMTPVQAAALPAILAGKDVRVQAKTGSGKTAAFGLGLLQHIDPSRFETQSLVLCPTRELADQVAGELRRLARCLPNIKILMLCGGQPFGAQRDSLQHAPHIIVATPGRLLDHLQKGTVSLDALQTLVMDEADRMLDMGFSDAIDEVIRFAPADRQTLLFSATWPAAIAAISGRVQRHPETIEIDSVDALPAIEQQFFEVSRHGKIALLQRLLSQHQPASCVVFCNTKRDCQAVCDALNAAGQSALSLHGDLEQRDRDQTLVRFANGSVRVLVATDVAARGLDIKSLALVVNFELAWDPEVHVHRIGRTARAGEQGLAISFCAPEEAQRATILADMLQLSLNWLPAPTGNAITPLTAEMATLCIDGGKKAKMRPGDVLGALTGDMGFDGADIGKITVHPAHVYVAIRQNMAQKAYKQLQNGKIKGKACRVRLLK, from the coding sequence GTGACCGCTTTTTCTACCCTGACTGTTTTACCTGCCGCCCAATTAGCCAACCTTAACGAGCTGGGTTATCTTTCGATGACGCCGGTTCAGGCCGCCGCCCTGCCGGCGATCCTCGCGGGGAAAGATGTGCGCGTGCAGGCAAAAACCGGCAGCGGAAAAACGGCCGCCTTCGGGCTGGGCCTGCTGCAGCATATCGATCCGTCGCGCTTTGAGACCCAGTCGCTGGTGCTGTGTCCGACCCGCGAACTGGCCGATCAGGTTGCCGGCGAGCTGCGCCGTCTGGCGCGCTGCCTGCCGAACATCAAGATTTTGATGCTCTGCGGCGGGCAGCCGTTTGGCGCTCAGCGCGATTCACTGCAGCACGCCCCGCATATTATCGTCGCCACCCCGGGCCGTCTGCTCGATCATCTGCAGAAGGGGACGGTCTCTCTCGACGCGCTGCAGACCCTGGTGATGGATGAAGCGGACCGCATGCTCGATATGGGCTTCAGCGACGCCATCGACGAGGTGATCCGCTTCGCGCCGGCTGACCGGCAGACGCTGCTGTTTTCCGCCACCTGGCCTGCGGCGATCGCGGCGATCAGCGGTCGGGTGCAGCGTCATCCGGAAACGATTGAGATTGACAGCGTCGATGCGCTACCGGCTATCGAACAGCAGTTCTTTGAAGTTTCCCGTCACGGCAAGATTGCGCTGCTCCAGCGTCTGCTTAGCCAGCATCAGCCGGCGTCCTGCGTGGTGTTCTGCAATACCAAGCGCGATTGCCAGGCGGTCTGCGATGCGCTCAACGCCGCCGGGCAGAGCGCATTATCGCTGCACGGTGACCTCGAGCAGCGCGACCGCGATCAAACGCTGGTGCGCTTCGCGAACGGCAGCGTCCGGGTTCTGGTGGCGACCGACGTCGCCGCCCGCGGCCTGGACATCAAATCTCTCGCGCTGGTGGTGAACTTCGAGCTGGCCTGGGATCCGGAGGTGCATGTTCACCGCATCGGCCGTACCGCCCGCGCCGGCGAACAAGGCCTGGCTATCAGCTTCTGCGCGCCGGAAGAGGCGCAGCGCGCCACCATTCTGGCCGACATGCTGCAATTATCCCTTAACTGGCTGCCGGCGCCGACGGGCAACGCTATTACGCCGCTGACGGCGGAGATGGCGACGCTGTGTATCGACGGCGGAAAAAAGGCGAAAATGCGCCCGGGGGATGTGCTGGGAGCGTTGACCGGAGATATGGGGTTTGATGGCGCCGATATCGGCAAAATTACCGTCCACCCGGCCCACGTCTATGTGGCGATCCGCCAGAATATGGCGCAGAAAGCGTATAAGCAGTTACAAAACGGCAAGATCAAAGGCAAAGCCTGCCGCGTACGACTGCTGAAGTAA